taacgaaaaatatattattcaaccaGGGAGTaagagtgattttcgacgattttgaattatttccctCGCTATGCTCGGGCAATAAACCTCAAgattcgtcgaaaatcacttctACTCCCTAGTTGAATAAACTACTATTTTTCATACTAAATATTATTATCAATTGATAGGATTGTAATTTAGgatatcattattatttttcattgttcgaataatgaaaaataataatgatgttACGAAAATGTAGCATTTTACCCCCGTTCACCCGCcgcaaaaatacactttttcctacttcgatagaaaaaatttttcttttcatcactAGGGATGGAAAAGAAATCCTTTCCACCTCTAGTgatggaaatgaattttttccatcgttagaagaaataatttcacaaaataacGATTTACTTATTCAGCGATCAGCGAAAATAAATAGAGATGTTACAGCAATTTTATTTTGTGACTGTTATTTGTCCAGCATATTCGAATTCGAGACGTTAGATTCAACGAAGTGAGAACGTTCTTCTCCAATTAGACCCAGACTTGACGTATTTTCCATGTTACTGTTTTCCAGCGAAGATGAACACGTATTTTCAGTACTTTCTTGTATATAAATTAACGTTTGGGAAGGTTCTCCTACACTTTGAAGGACACgcgattttataattttctcacgattttttttaccgaaCAAGCTTTGCTCGGCGTATTTTTCGGCCACAGACGAAGACCTCCAGCCACCATGGCGTTTAATGGCGAGGAAATCAGCTCCTCCCTTTGCCAAAATAGTTGTGGCTGAGGAACGTCTAAAACTAAAACATCGAATGTTTaggtatgaattttcaaaaaaatattcacttgtAGGTACCTGTGTAACGTTCTGcgttcttcaaattcaaaaaagacgCGATCTTTTGTAAACGAATGCATTTTCCTTTTTGGAATTCAGTAAAAAGTCGGTTAGACTGCCTCAAATTAATGTATTTTTCcacgaaatcaaaaaatagtcGTTCGAAATTGTAAATGATCGAGGAGTATTCGTGTTTATTTCGGAGTAGACGACTATTACtcgagggtcattccacgtcaattcgaccaagaagtggtaaggggtgtcaatgatttttttgaaatttttcctgtggaaatatctttcgaagggatgaccaatggcgcaaatcgcagccctccagcttttttttaaaggctgctaggatgtcaaagttttcagtgaacttgaaatatcatcaataTCAGTAGTGGATCactcgataactgcgatacctaagcaccaaaattgaactttttccaatagttaaaggttttgaaaggcttttttggtgatatcataaaaatcagtgatgccactttttttcgtatgaaaaattagctcgaaaagtttcaaaacgtggttttcatatcgtttcgactttcaaaaatcctgaaaaaaatatgattattatggacaaattttcatgctgatcaacatgattaaaaaattaggatgacATTATTTCGtcaagtcgatttaaaaaaattgaatgtttgcgaaaaaatgtgattttttgatttaaaacgtgataaaaagttttgattggtgaagttgacccatttcaCTCCTacttttacgtatccgttgaaaaagttgaaaaataccctttcactcgatgaaatgaactcattacaaaaaatcaatactcgaaaaaattcaaaaagtgaacgaatttaaattttttgctatgagcGTTATTTTTATCAACGTTTTAATGAAATACGTTAGAATGAggttaaaataaaacaactgaataaatttaaacttttcttgatgtttggaattgaaaattgaattttttcgaattttgatttctttgtgatgagttcatttcatcgagtgaagaaaggggattttaaactttttcaacggatacgtaaaaataggggtcaaataggtcaacttcaccaaccaaaactttttttcatgttttaaatcaaaaaattgcatttttttccccgcaaactttcgattttttaaaatccacttgatgaaataatgccatctcaattttttaatattatgttcttcagcataaaaagttgtccataatatatttttttcagaatttttgagagtcggaacgatatgaaaattacgttttgaaacttttcgagctgatttttcgtacataaaaaagtggcaacactgatttttatgatatcaccaacaagtctttcaaaacccctaactattgaaaaaagttccattttggtaggtatcgcagttcTTGAGTAATCCACTACTGAAATGGACGatgtttcaagttcactgaaaactttgacaccccctagcagcctttaaaaaaagactggagggctgcgatttgcgccattggtcatccctacGGAACGTCTTGGTAATAGTGTAATACTTAACTACcgcttttttttgcagaaatcttGTTAAAATGATGAGAAATAGTGTTCtgtcgaagaattttttcaaaatttcgcggacaagtttaaaaaaaatagtagttAAGTTCTTATGAAATTCTGGACTTTTATAAGAACTTAActaccgatttttttcaacttgtccgcgtaattttgaaaaaattcttcgtcaGAACACTATTTCCCATCTTTGTGAAttggattttgcaaaaaaaaacggtaGTTAAGTTTTAATGAAAGCGCAAACTTATTAAAACTTAACTACCACTGATAGCACTATCACTTCGCCACTAATTACAACAACCACAACAATACATCACGGTTTGCTTTCATTTGACAATAATATACATCAAAACACGCGAAGAActtcaaaaagttgatatttgaacACCAATTAAACTAATTTAAACAATCTACATACCTTCATCAAAAATCCTtatcacttgaaaaattaatcaatttcaatCGAGTATAATCGTAAATCATCGTACATTTCCGTATTACTCACCCTTTCATGTATTTTCATTCATGATCCAGCTGATTCGTTCAGGTTCATTCATTATCGTTGATGTTGAGTAAGGTTATGacgagtaaataaaaataataataatactcgGAAGAATATTACGTACCTAGccgtaggtttttttttagcaaatatcAAGTATTAGAAACTAATAACAATAGTGTTTTGTGTTACGTAAATGAATCATGGAAGAAGTGGTGTTGAATGTAAATTTAGATAACATTAATGGTTTCGTTGAATTCAATAATTACATTAGTAGTTTAAAGAACGTGGAAAAAATGTTCCTCTTACAAAGTTGGGGGGTGATAAATGAGTTCAAATGTCCGAACGAAAATCATGTGAGCGGTATTAAAATGTATAAAACGAGAGAAACGATAACCGGTAAGTAGAAAATACAATACGTActtgcattattttttcatttcattcatcaaTTAGGTAAGTGAGTACCTATCAAACTGAAATATGAATCGTATGTGTAGGATACAAATTCATGTGCACAACAACAAATTGCACGTTGGTGCCTTACGTATTCACATGCAGAAGAAATCACCCTAAGAGAAACATGATACTACAACGATACGCGCATATAAAACAAGGTAATGTAATCACTAATCACCTTACGTGAATACTTACTTACAATTATTGAATCTCATAAGTTTCAACTAAATTTTCTCTTGTTCTTTTAAACAGATCTTCGATTTGCGTGCACAAAATGCAAGACAACCAAATCTATATTCTcgaaatctttttttgaaaatatatcaaTGAAGCTGGAAACTATTTTGAACCTGTTATATGCCTGGGCAATGGGACTGTCTGTCCAAAGCACCAGGAGGTTGCTGGGCTTCCAGCAAAACAATTCCATCGTACAATGGCAGCAGTACGCCAGAGATATCTGTAGCACGCAACTATTAAAAATCTGGAACAGTGGATTCCAATTAGGTGGCCCTGGTAAAGTAGTTGAAATAGACGAGGCGCTGTTCGTGAAACGTAAGTACAACAGGGGTAGACTGCCGAAAACTTGGATGAGTGTTGATGACGAAGACGCAGCTGATCTCCGTTGGATATTCGGCATTTACGATCGTACTTTGAAAATAGGCGTGCTGGAATTCGTCGAAAAAAGAGATACAGCAACGCTCCTGCCTCTGATCCAGAAATACGTCATGCCTGGTACCACTATTATGTCCGATCAGTGGCGTGCCTACTCTGCAATTCAAAGTACAGGAGATTACGTACATTTAACAGTAAACCATTCAACGAATTTTGTAGATCCGAATACAGGCGCATACACGCAAAACATCGAAGCGTTTTGGTCGAGAGGTAAAAAGTTCCTaagaaaaaatgatgttttaaaaagtaaaaagctACTCCCTTCTCACCTTGACGAGTTCATGTGGAGAAACCTATACGATACTGGCAATCCTACAACAACGTTTTTAACTCTTATGAGTCATTTGAGCAGTTGGGAAGCATACCAGTGAAATTACCTACGATACCAGCTGTACggaattgttttttatttgttatttattgattgtttttttattttctaattccaaaacctttttttttttttgttaatttgttgattttagttttaaaaggatattttttttcatttgtttgtgTTCCTAGAAGATCTGtgttaatttatttaattgtttttattttgtaattccaAAAGAGAAGTAattttgttgtcaatttttgtgttCCTAGATGATCTGTGTGActgtgaatttattttattgttttatattttctaattccaaaaagtgttcttttttcagttttttgttttaaattttaaggagtaatttttgtttcaattttgtatgtatgatctgtgtgaatgtatctatgtatttgaaataaataatacatacctactcgtatgtataaatATAACCTGAAACCTGAAATGCATTTTAAACCACTATATTTACGTTcgtgttttcaaaatcaaaataaatagcTTGTTTCCGtacaaagaaaattaaaatccaatCTACCTAAACTGAACTTATAACTACTTAACTGAATTTACTACAATTATGTAAAATAATAGATATACCCtttgcaaaaaaacatgaaCGTAGTTGTCATTTAGGCAGgagtaaaattacaaataatagcttatacaaaaaaaactacctacattaatgttctttttcaacattttcgataattttcattattacttcattttcttcacagcTTGTCATCGTAAATTCTACCATCGCAGAGGATGAAGGGAAAATGgtttctttttcaacattttcgacAATTTCCATCAATATTTTATCTTCTTCAGAGCTTGTCATCGTAAATTCTACGTTCTTGGAGGATGAAGGAGGAAGGGTGATCAATATTTTATCTTCTTCAGAGCTTGTCATCGTAAATTCTACGTTCTTGGAGGATGAAGGAGGAAGGGTGaactctgaaatttttcatcaatgtaGAATTAGATTTATTTTGATTACATAAAAACGTAAATATAGTAGATGTACGTGTAGGTATTATGAAGTAGAATACCTGTTTTCGATTTCTTAATGTCATACTCGTATTGTTTTACCCTTTCCCAACGTAAATGCGGTGGTGGGTCCAGGTCATCGTCTTCTAGTAAGTTCCAATGAATGGCTTCGTCTTTGCAACCATAAACCAACATTTCTTTAACCCTTAACAAAGTTTATTTCAGTTTATTAATTCATATTTGCACTTACAACTACCTTATTTTTTTGGAGTATTAGAGTATTACATATTACATTACGTAGTTATCACATTGACCTCTGACCTGTCTTTATCACTTTCAGCAATTTCCATTTCTCGTAGATTAAACCGCATCTGAAGCAGCTCGGTTCGGCTCCTCGCTACTTCTGTCTCCAGTCTGTCTACGTAGTTGAGAATCTCAACTCGAACCAAATCTCTTCTTCTAACTCTAGGTTTACGACTAGGAATATTTCTTGTACCTCTATGTTAAGGAAAAATATGCATGTTTACAGACATGATTATGACACTTAACAGGTAGGCAAGTAAATGTACCTAAACAACAATTACTTACTGTCTTTGCATGATGTTCTTATCCCgtgtattcgaaaaattgatgcaaaaatcaaaaaatgaaactaacgaatattcatttttgtaaaCCTAGAatgatatgtacttattatacCTCGTACTAGTCATGTTCTGGGGGCTTCGCCCCCAGACCCCCTACTTTTATAATCACTCCATTGATTTCAGCATCGCTAATCCTTTCGGATGAGCAAGGAGAAGTGATTATGAAAGTAGGGGGTCTGGGGGCGAAGCccccagaaaattaccagtcatttttcAGCGTCGAATATTTAATTCTGTTAAAAAGTGATACGTATATACATAGTTATGAGTTCTACTGTTCTACAGATCTACACTACTGATGTTCTTTTGCAAATAATCTCTTATCAGTGTAAGGAGAGGGAGTAATTTCCTTATCACATCACATTCATATCACATTTAGGTAATTCATCTATAATGCATAAAGCGTTGTTCCTACATAAATATTATTTCGTGTTTTGCGTGTTTTCccgaattattattcaattacCTACTAGGTTTGATAGCGTTATCAGTGGTATAATAATGAGATTCTTACGTACAATGAAGGGAAACCATGATCAGTGGTAGTTAAGTTTTAATAAGTTTGCGCTTTCATTAAAACTTAACTACCacttttttctgcagaaatCTTGTTAAAATGATGAGAAATAGTGTTCTgtggaagaattttttcaaaattacgcggacaagttgaaaaaaatcggtagTTAAGTTCTTATAAAAGTCCAGAATTTCATAAGAACTtaactaccattttttttcaacttgtccgcga
The sequence above is a segment of the Planococcus citri chromosome 3, ihPlaCitr1.1, whole genome shotgun sequence genome. Coding sequences within it:
- the LOC135841166 gene encoding uncharacterized protein LOC135841166 encodes the protein MKLETILNLLYAWAMGLSVQSTRRLLGFQQNNSIVQWQQYARDICSTQLLKIWNSGFQLGGPGKVVEIDEALFVKRKYNRGRLPKTWMSVDDEDAADLRWIFGIYDRTLKIGVLEFVEKRDTATLLPLIQKYVMPGTTIMSDQWRAYSAIQSTGDYVHLTVNHSTNFVDPNTGAYTQNIEAFWSRGKKFLRKNDVLKSKKLLPSHLDEFMWRNLYDTGNPTTTFLTLMSHLSSWEAYQ